A stretch of Onychomys torridus chromosome 2, mOncTor1.1, whole genome shotgun sequence DNA encodes these proteins:
- the Ldlrad2 gene encoding low-density lipoprotein receptor class A domain-containing protein 2 yields the protein MAFLWQLPQRLLLLGTAALTVSALGTADLTDLCGQTWQGDALQLRSHSASRKFYFVTPDTDCVLWLRAAAPEDRMRFQFRFFLVYSLSSATRTTATTLATRATLARNASSPDPCAPGSYLQFYDGPQGAPRALGPPTCGLTIPAPLTSSGPWLGLRLVTRGRQPRVDFLGEVTSFRLGSCGTYFRCRNSRCVPQSLLCDDWDMDNCGDGSDQDSQPPASCRGPSPVPKQTLRMEDDSSKPLTLLVALGSAADRTSPASLAPVTQEVSEGAWIWRVALASSMLLASTGLLWWYCCCPGWLVWHPDAHRLGLRCCTAYSTCHLCPGRVAPGDLWLNWPAFQNQRGHP from the exons CGGACCTGACGGACCTGTGCGGACAGACGTGGCAAGGGGACGCGCTGCAGCTTCGCTCTCACTCGGCTTCACGAAAGTTCTACTTTGTGACTCCGGACACAGATTGCGTGCTGTGGCTGCGTGCCGCGGCCCCTGAAGATAGGATGCGCTTCCAGTTCCGCTTCTTCCTGGTCTACAGTCTGTCCTCGGCCACCCGGACCACAGCAACCACCCTGGCCACCCGGGCCACCCTGGCCCGGAATGCATCCTCGCCCGACCCGTGCGCACCCGGCTCCTACCTGCAGTTCTACGACGGCCCCCAGGGGGCGCCACGGGCCCTGGGACCCCCGACCTGCGGCCTGACCATCCCTGCCCCTCTCACTTCCTCTGGACCCTGGCTTGGCCTGCGCTTGGTCACCAGGGGCCGCCAGCCCCGTGTGGACTTCTTGGGAGAGGTGACCTCTTTCCGCTTGG GGTCTTGTGGCACCTACTTCCGCTGTCGGAATAGCAGGTGTGTGCCCCAGAGCCTGCTGTGTGATGACTGGGACATGGACAACTGTGGTGACGGCAGTGACCAGGACTCTCAACCCCCAGCCAGCTGCAGAG GTCCCTCTCCGGTACCCAAGCAGACTCTGAGAATGGAAGATGACAGTTCCAAGCCTCTGACTCTCCTCGTGGCTCTCGGCTCTGCAGCGGACAGGACCTCTCCAGCAAGCCTGGCACCCGTCACACAGGAGGTGTCGGAAG GTGCCTGGATCTGGCGGGTGGCTCTGGCCTCCTCGATGCTATTGGCCTCCACTGGCCTCCTCTGGTGGTACTGCTGCTGCCCAGGTTGGCTGGTCTGGCACCCAGATGCCCACAGGCTTGGCCTCAGATGCTGCACAGCCTACAGTACTTGCCACCTATGTCCTGGCCGGGTGGCTCCTGGGGATCTGTGGCTGAACTGGCCAGCATTCCAGAACCAGAGAGGCCACCCTTAG